In a single window of the Streptomyces sp. HUAS ZL42 genome:
- a CDS encoding BTAD domain-containing putative transcriptional regulator, with product MEAIDRPVAHSLRFSLLGPLRAWLGDVELALGSRQQRAVLALLLMRRGRLVGLGDLVDGIWGTDPPPGAVSVLRTYVSRLRKVLEPDRAPGEPSRLVVSIGDGYVLRTDSVSIDLDQFEEHVNRAEHRRAAGDHPAAARLLRAALALWPGTPLAGIPGPYAEAERTRLQGLRLSAQESWIRAELELGHHTDVLPDLMALREAHPLHEDVCELLLIALYRCGRQAEALEVYASTRRTLVEELGIEPGPSLQAVHARLLAGDPSLARPTKQGPAAGTGATDAYRSGIGAADIHAAGAGTGLPESGVQQPVHLARTTVRLSQLPSDLPTFTGRLAELERVAEFVPDEGQSRTTVITLDGMAGAGKSTLAVHWAHRIAHRFPDGSLYVNLRGYDRKGSVIDPSDAITAFLVALGVAQHSVPDGLDAQAALYRSVLADRRALIVLDNARDAEQVRPLLPGTSGCLVIVTSRSRLSGLVAGQSAHSLTLSLPTAGEAREMLARRLGAERIEAEPDAVDDIVGLCARLPLTLAIVAARAAHHPGFRLADIAGELRESHGSLDAFAGGDVGTDVRAVFSWSYDALRPETAELFRRLSLHPGPDVSTAAAAALAGVPPRRARALLAELTGANLLTEREPGRFVFHDLLCAYAAELARTEDTESERREALLRLHDHYLHTAHNCASVLDPFRQTLSPQPGTTGSAPLRFDDRKNATSWLRTERYVLRAIVEHAAAHGFDDHAWRTAYALDVYFNRLGFWHDLMEINSVALRAARAVGDRVGQAYALCGLGVAHAQLSHTDQALQYLEGALKLFQETGDAHGQAHTHRALAYRANKTGAHTTALDHYDRARELYQTQEDLSGEAGVLNQVAWTYILMGEHDRALEHCEKGIALYRKIGEDYGEASTQDTTGYAHHHLGRYDAAIECFDVSLRLFREIGDRYLEADVLRHLGASHRAAGDRDAARAAWRRALVLLEEAAHPEANDMRASLRDLDAEDADGPDGRRRATESA from the coding sequence GTGGAGGCCATAGACCGCCCGGTTGCGCACTCCCTGCGCTTCTCGCTGCTCGGACCGCTGCGGGCCTGGCTCGGTGACGTGGAGCTGGCGCTCGGATCACGCCAACAGCGTGCCGTTCTCGCGCTGTTGCTGATGCGCCGGGGACGGCTGGTGGGCCTCGGTGATCTGGTCGACGGCATATGGGGGACCGATCCTCCCCCCGGGGCGGTCTCGGTGCTGCGCACCTACGTCTCGCGCCTGCGCAAGGTGCTGGAGCCCGACCGGGCCCCGGGGGAACCATCCCGGCTCGTGGTGTCCATCGGGGACGGATACGTCCTGAGGACCGACTCGGTCTCCATCGATCTCGATCAGTTCGAGGAGCACGTGAACCGGGCCGAGCACCGGCGCGCTGCGGGCGACCACCCCGCCGCCGCCCGGCTGCTGCGTGCTGCGTTGGCCCTCTGGCCGGGCACTCCGCTGGCCGGGATCCCCGGGCCGTACGCCGAGGCCGAGCGCACACGCCTGCAGGGGCTGCGGCTGAGCGCCCAGGAGTCCTGGATACGCGCGGAACTCGAACTCGGACACCATACGGATGTGTTGCCGGACTTGATGGCGCTGCGCGAGGCGCACCCGTTGCACGAGGACGTGTGCGAACTGCTGTTGATCGCCCTGTACCGGTGTGGGCGGCAGGCCGAGGCACTGGAGGTCTACGCGAGCACTCGCCGCACTCTCGTCGAGGAACTGGGCATCGAACCGGGCCCGTCGCTGCAGGCCGTGCACGCACGGCTGTTGGCCGGGGACCCGTCCCTCGCCCGGCCGACGAAGCAGGGGCCGGCGGCGGGCACCGGCGCCACGGACGCCTATAGGTCCGGCATCGGCGCCGCTGACATCCACGCTGCCGGTGCCGGGACCGGTCTTCCGGAATCAGGGGTTCAACAGCCCGTGCACCTGGCAAGGACGACGGTGCGTCTCTCCCAACTTCCCTCGGATCTGCCCACGTTCACCGGGCGCCTGGCCGAACTCGAGCGTGTGGCCGAGTTCGTGCCCGACGAGGGGCAGTCACGCACGACAGTGATCACCCTCGACGGGATGGCCGGGGCCGGGAAGAGCACCCTGGCCGTGCACTGGGCCCACCGGATCGCGCACCGCTTCCCCGATGGCAGTCTCTACGTGAACCTGCGCGGATACGACCGGAAGGGCTCCGTGATCGACCCCTCCGACGCGATCACGGCGTTCCTGGTCGCGCTCGGGGTCGCCCAGCACTCCGTCCCGGACGGCCTCGACGCACAGGCCGCTCTCTATCGCAGCGTCCTCGCCGACCGCCGCGCCCTGATCGTGCTGGACAACGCCCGGGACGCCGAACAGGTACGGCCGCTGCTGCCCGGCACTTCGGGCTGTCTGGTCATCGTCACCAGCCGCAGCCGGTTGAGCGGCCTGGTGGCCGGGCAGAGCGCCCATTCGCTCACCCTGAGCCTGCCCACTGCCGGGGAAGCCCGTGAGATGCTGGCCCGGCGGCTGGGCGCCGAGCGGATCGAGGCCGAGCCCGATGCCGTGGACGACATCGTCGGCCTGTGCGCCCGGTTGCCACTGACCCTGGCCATCGTGGCGGCCCGTGCCGCCCACCACCCCGGCTTCAGGCTCGCGGACATCGCTGGGGAACTGCGGGAGAGCCACGGCAGCCTGGACGCGTTCGCCGGCGGCGATGTCGGCACCGACGTCCGGGCCGTCTTCTCCTGGTCCTACGACGCGCTGCGGCCCGAGACGGCGGAACTGTTCCGCAGGCTGTCCCTGCACCCCGGCCCCGACGTCAGCACCGCCGCGGCGGCGGCCCTGGCCGGTGTCCCCCCACGCCGGGCCCGCGCCCTGCTCGCCGAGCTCACCGGGGCCAACCTGCTCACCGAACGGGAGCCCGGCCGCTTCGTCTTCCACGACCTGCTGTGCGCCTACGCCGCCGAACTCGCCAGGACCGAGGACACCGAGAGTGAACGCCGTGAGGCGCTGCTGAGACTGCACGACCACTATCTGCACACGGCCCACAACTGTGCTTCAGTCCTCGACCCTTTCCGCCAGACCCTCTCCCCGCAGCCGGGCACGACGGGCAGCGCGCCCCTTCGGTTCGACGACCGGAAGAACGCGACCTCGTGGCTGCGCACCGAACGGTACGTCCTGCGGGCCATCGTGGAGCACGCCGCCGCCCACGGCTTCGACGACCACGCCTGGCGCACCGCCTATGCCCTGGACGTGTACTTCAACCGTCTCGGCTTCTGGCACGACCTCATGGAGATCAACAGCGTCGCGCTGAGAGCCGCGCGGGCCGTCGGTGACCGGGTCGGCCAGGCGTACGCCCTGTGCGGGCTGGGCGTGGCTCACGCGCAGCTCAGCCACACTGATCAGGCACTGCAGTACCTAGAGGGCGCACTGAAGTTGTTCCAGGAGACCGGCGACGCGCACGGCCAGGCCCACACCCATCGCGCCCTCGCCTACCGTGCCAACAAGACGGGAGCGCACACAACCGCACTCGACCACTACGACCGCGCCCGCGAGCTGTACCAAACCCAGGAGGACCTCAGCGGTGAGGCCGGCGTCCTCAACCAGGTCGCCTGGACGTACATCCTGATGGGCGAGCACGACAGGGCCCTGGAGCACTGCGAGAAGGGCATCGCCCTCTACCGGAAGATCGGCGAGGACTACGGAGAGGCCTCGACGCAGGACACCACGGGCTACGCCCATCACCACCTCGGCCGATACGACGCGGCCATCGAGTGCTTCGACGTGTCGTTGAGGCTGTTCCGGGAGATCGGGGACCGCTATCTCGAGGCCGACGTCCTGCGGCACCTCGGAGCCTCGCACCGGGCCGCAGGCGACCGCGACGCGGCCCGCGCCGCCTGGCGCAGGGCGCTCGTGCTGCTGGAGGAGGCCGCCCATCCGGAGGCCAACGACATGCGCGCGAGCTTGCGCGACTTGGACGCCGAGGACGCCGACGGTCCGGACGGGCGACGGCGGGCCACCGAGTCGGCGTGA